The nucleotide window AGGAAGATATAGGTGAGCGGCTGCTTGCGCCAGGTAGCCAACTCGAAGCGGAGAAAAGCGGTAAACATGGCAGTGGGCTTAGGCGTGGAGAAGAGTTGACTGCACAGCTTTCCCCTGAATGGTGGAGAAAAACACGTCTTCCAGACTGGGCTCCACGGCCTGGAACCCAGCCGACTCCAAATCGTCGCCGCACACGTGCAGCAGGGGTTGCCCGGCCAGCAGCTTGGTCGAAATCACCTGGTACTGCTGCTGGTACTCGGCTAGCTCAGCCTTCTCGATGGTTCTTTCCCAGATGCGGCCCTTGAGCTCCTGCATGGCGGCCTGGGGCTGACCGGCAAACAGCACCCGCCCCTGGTTGATGATGGCCATGTTGCGGCACAGCTCCCGCACATCGTCCACGATATGGGTGCTCAGAATGACGATGATATTTTCCCCAATTTCGCTCAGCAGGTTGTAAAACCGGTTCCGCTCCCCGGGGTCGAGGCCGGCGGTGGGCTCGTCGACGATGATGAGCAGGGGATTTCCGATGAGAGCCTGGGCAATGCCAAAGCGCTGCTTCATGCCGCCGGAAAACGTGCTGATGCTGCGCTTGCGCACTTCGTAGAGGTTGGTTTGCTCCAGCAGGGCCTTCACCGTCTCGCGCCGCTCCCCGCGGTTCACAATGCCCTTGACGACGGCCATGTGGTCGAGCAAGTCCTCGGCCGACACGCGGGGGTAGACGCCAAACTCCTGGGGCAGGTAGCCCAATACCCGGCGCAGGGCCATTTGGTCGTGCAGCGCGTCGATGGCGTCGAGGTGGATGCTGCCGCTGTCGGGCGCCTGCAGGGTGGCAATGGTGCGCATCAGGGAGCTTTTGCCGGCGCCGTTGGGGCCGAGCAAACCAAACATGCCCTGCGGAATGGTCAGACTCACGTTGTCGAGAGCTTTCACCCCGTTGGGGTAGGTCTTCGACAGGTTTTTGATGATTAGGTCCATGCGGATAGGAGTTTAGGAGCGGTGTCGTGGCGCCTGCCACGCGGTTTTCTGCCGTAAACATGCCTTTCTTACCCGCGCCCGGCAACGTGAAATGAGTAAGTGGTCGGTGCCGGCTAGAATCCGGCAGGCCTGGGCGAGGCCCCGCCGGACCGGGGCGACGCCCTAGCACTCAAAGGATGTGGTAAAAGATGAAGTAGCTCATCGTCACGTTGAACAGCGCGTGCGCCACTATGGCACCCAGCACTGAGCCGCTTTTGGCGCGGCCCAGGGAAAACAACAGGCAACTGACGAAGAGCGCCGCCACCCAGAGCAGACTGGGCCCGGGCAGAAAGTGCCAGCTTGAACCTGAGTACACCAGACCAAAATGCGCGAGGTGAACCCCGGCAAACGCGGCGCTGTCGAGCAGCGTAGCCCGGGCATTGCCCATGCTCGCCCGGAAGCATTCGTGCACTAGTCCCCGGTAGAAGAGCTCTTCTCCGATGGGGCTAAACAGCATACTGATGCCGGCGTAAATCAGGAAAAACAGCCGGCGGGTGTCTTCAGTCAGCACAATCGGCACCCGGTAGGTGCGGGAAATGTAAACCAAGGGGTTGCTACCTGTCAGGCCGAAGCACAGCGTGGCCAAATAAAAAAGCACCGCGCAGCTTACCACGCCCAGCACACCGCCGAGCAGTACGCCGCCCCAGCGCGCGGGCCACACCAGGCCGATTTGCCGGCGGCCGGCCCGGGTCAGCAGCAGGAAGGGCAGCAGAATCATGGCCACGAAAATCAGGGCCACCACCTGGTAGCTTTTGGTGACGTTGGCCTGCAGTACCAGCGCAAAGCGGGTGAGACTGAAAAAAGCCAGCAGCCAGCCGCCGGTTCTGGCGTTTAAATCTACATACCGGCCTGCAAATGGCTTAAAGTACTGTTCAGTCGGAATGAGCACGGGCGCCGGCATAAATTCAAGGTGTTGAAGTAGTTGATCAGCTCAAAAAAGACCAAATAAAGGCATACTGAACTGCGCAACTGCTTGCTGGCCGGTTGCGGCGGGGCGGTAGTATCGGGCAGGCCGCCTCAGACCTGGAAACGCTTCATCAGCTCGTCCTTTTTGCGGCGCGAGACTTCGATGATGGAGTCGTCGGTGAGCTGCACGTAGCCCCCGCTGCCCTTGATGTAGCGCTTCACGTGGGCCGCATTGATGAGGTGGGACTGGTGGACGCGGATAAAGCCGTAGTCGGCAAACAGCTCCTCGTACTCCTTGAGCGTGCGGCTGACCAAAATCCGCTCCTTGCCTTCGAGCACGAAGAGCGTGTAGTTGTCGTCGGCCTGGCAGCGCACCACGTGGGCCACTTCCACCACTTCGAAGCCCTGCATGGTAGGCAAAACGACTTTGCCAGCTAAACCCGTACGCTCCCGCATGTTGTCGTAGAAGGTGTGGAGCTGGGCGGCTACCGGAGCTTGCTGCCGCTGGGTTTTGGCCACGGCTTCGCGCAGGTCAGTTACGCTCACCGGCTTGAGCAGGTAGTCCAGGGCGCAAAACTTGATGGCGCGCAGGGCGTACCGGTCGTGGGCCGTGGTGAAGATGATGTCGAAGGAGGCCGTGCCCAGCATGTCGAGCAGGTCGAAACCCGAGCCCAGGGGCATTTCCACGTCCAGAAACAGCAGATCGGGCGTTTGCTGGCGCAGCAGCTGCAAGCCTTCCTCGGCCGAGGCCGCCTCCCCGATTATCGTGACCTCGGGGCAATAATGCTCCAGCAGGGCGCGCAACGCGGTTCGAGTGTTGGTTTCGTCGTCGATAAGAATAGTGCGGGTCACGGGCAGAGGCAGGCAGTACGTAGCGGAGTTGGCAGCAAGGTATATAGGTTGAAGCCTATACCCAACCGCCGCGCCGCTTTAGGCATGCTGCCGCGGAATGCGCACCACCACGCGGGTACCCTGGGCGGTACTACCGGGCCTACCTAGGTCAATAATTTCGATAGTAATGGGGTGGCGGGCCTGCTGGTTGAGCAAGGCCACCCGCTCCTGCACGATGCCCATGCCCCGGGACGGAAAGCCGGCGTGGGTGCCGCTCTGCCCGGCAGCCCGCTGCCGACCAACACCATTGTCTTGCACTACCGCCACCAGGTACTCCCCTTCCCTGCTCAGATGAACCTCGACGTGGCCCTGCCCGGTGTGGTGGGCCAGGCCGTGCCACACGGCATTTTCGACGAAAGGGTGCAGCAGCATGGCCGGAATTTCCTCTTCCAGCAGGGTGTCGTCGGCCATTACGGCGTAAGTAAACTGCTGCTCGAAGCGCAGGGCCTCCAGCTCCAGGTAGGTGCGCAGCAGGTTCAACTCGGTGCGCACGGTGAGCAGCGGCTGGCGCGACTGTTCCAGAATCAGGCGCATCAGGCCGCCAAAACGGGCTAAGTAATGCTGAGCAGCTTCCGACTCGTGGCGCAGAATGTACTTCTGAATGGACTGCAGGGAGTTGAAGACGAAGTGCGGATTCATCTGGGCCAGCAGGGCCTGCTGCTCGGTTTGGGCCAGGCGCAGCTGCACGTGCTGCCCCCGCTGCCGGCGGCGACGGGTCCAGAGCACGCCACCGAGCAGCGCGGCCCCGGCCGCCAGCCAGCCCAACCACTGCCAGCTGAAGGGCTGCTCCTTAGGCAGGCGACGAATGCCTTGGCGGGTCACGAACACCCAGCTTTGCGCATCTTCCCCGATAAACTGCACATCTAGTCCGCGCAGGGCCGTTTCGAGCGTCAGGCGGCGGTTTTCGTAGCGTACCGCCCCGGCCCGGGTACCCACCCAGAGCAGACCTTCGGGGGCTTGATATAAAGCAGTAATTTGCTTGCTGGGCAAGCCTTCCTGGTAGGTGATTTCGCGGAAACCGCCTCCTTCCAGCACCAGCAGCCCTTCGCGAGTACCTACCCACACCTGCCCGGCCGCGTCCTGCGCAAGGGCCGAGACGGTGTCGTTGCTCAGCCCGTTACGGGTAGTGAAGCGGGTGTTGCGGCTGCCTTCCGTCAGCCGCAATCCGGGCACGGCAGCTTCCCAGACCCGCCCCTGCTGGTCAATCAGACGCGCCGGGCTGTTAGAGGTTTCTGCTACAGATTGCGCCTGTGCCACCGGTCGTGGCAGCAGCCCGGAACTCAGCGAAGCATAAAGCAGCAGCTGTCGGAGCCTGCGCAGAGTCGTCTCCTTTATCATTGTAGCAAACTAGACTTGAGAAAGCCGGGTAGTTTTAAATTATACACCTGACCGCAAGGTGCCAATTTTATTTCAGGCAGTGATGCTGCCCGCCAACATTGCTTTTCCTGCAGGCTGCACTCCTGTCAGCTTACTTCTAGGCTCTGATGCTGGCGAATCCATGCGGATCCGTATTTGTACATAAAAAAGCTCCGCCGAGGAATACCTCAGCGGAGCTTTCTGCTTACGCTTAATTCCGACCTGCTACTTCCCAACTACCTTAAACAAGGTGCCGGCGGGCAGCTTCGTCGTCAGCTGCATGCCGTTGAGAATGGCCATATCCTCGCGGCGGGCCGAAGGAATGCCATTAGCGGCCAAAGCGGCGCCGAGCGTAGTAGCGGTTTTCACCGTTTTAATGCGGATTTTCTCGGGCTGGCGGTTCAGCTTGCTAGCGTCGGTGAGGCGACTGAAGCCCTGGGCTACGCTGCTAAACGTACCGGAATACGTGCCAAACGAGGAAGGTGAGGTCAGGCCGATAAGGGCGAAGATGCTCTGGCCGTCCTGAATCAGGTAGGTGAGCGTGCGGGCCGTAATGCCCTGCTGCCCACTCTGGTCCTGGCCCACCTGATCAGCCTGAATAGCCACGGCGGGGAAGCCGTTGATGGTCGTGCGGCTGGCCTGGGCCGACTGCAGCTTGAGCTGGGTCACCAGAGCCTCGGCGGCGGCGTCCAGGGAGTTACCAGGAGCGGGCAGCAGCGCAATCAGGGCTTTACCATTGGGCTCGGCCATCTGAAACTGCTCGGGCGAGTTCTGGGTTTTCCAGCCCGAAGGCACCGGGAAGCGGAATTTCAGGTCGGGATGGTAAAACACGCCGCCTTCCACGAAGCCCTGGCGCGGGTCTTCCCGAAGGGCAGGCCTTCGATGGAGCGCAGATACGCATCCCGGTTCACGTTCAGCTTGGCTGAGCCCACCTGCTGCTTGGCCTGGGCGGCCAGACCTTTTACGCGGGTGTAGCGGTCGGCTGAGTTGGGGTGAGTAGAAAGGAAAGTCGGCACGCCGCCCGCGCCGCTTTGCTGCTCGGTGCGCTGCAGGGTTTGGAAGAAGTCGGCCATGTTGGAGGCATCGTACCCGATTTTGGTCGAGTATTTCACGCCCAGCACGTCGGCCTCATTCTCCGCGTCGCGGCCGTACTTGAGCAAACCCAGGCCCACGACCTGCGACAACGGCTGAGCAAAGCGGCCCACCAAGTTGGGCGACACCACCGAACCCAGCAGCAGGCCAATGTTGGCAATAGTGGAACGGCTCTGCTGCTTCTGTCCGTGGCGGGCCGTAATGTGGCCCAGCTCGTGGCCCAGTACGCCAGCAAACTGCGCCTCATTATTGAAGTAGGCCATGATGCCGCGGGTAAAATACACGTGGCCGTCGGGCGTGGCAAAGGCGTTAATCACCGGCGAATCGACGATGGTAAAGCCATAGTCGCCGGGGCGGTCCGACACCTTGTTCATCTGCTGGCCCTTGGTATCGATGAGGCGTTGCAGGGTGGCGTTGCTGTAAAGGCCAAACTGAGCCAGCACGGCCGGGTCGGGCTTAGGGCCTTGCAAGGGGGCCAGGTAATAGCGGAAAGGTTTTTCGGTAGGGGCCGAAGTCGTAGAGCTGCTCAGGGGCAGCAAGGCCAGCAACAGGGCACCGGTGGAAAGGCCGCGCAACAGGGAAGATTTCATAGTAGAGAAGCGGCCCGGAGCCGCGTAGAATGGGGAAGGATGAGCTTGCAACGGCCGCCCCGCGGGCAGGGTTGCAAACCGGGAGAACTGCTCCCTGACCGCCGTGAAACGGGGCGGTTAGAGAGGCTAAGCCAAAAAACCTGCCAACCTAGAAAGCCGACATGCATGACCGTCATGCTGAGTGCAGCGTAGCGGAGTCGAAGCATCTCTCCCGCAATGCTATTGAATTAGCAAAGCAACGAAGCGGTAGAGATGCTTCGCGGGGCTCAGCATGATACATACTTTGGCAACGTTAGCACGCGAGATTCCTCGGCTTCGCTCGGAATGACGTTCTGGTAAAGCTTGGCCCTTACTTGCCCACCACCTTTATCAGGGAGCCAGCGTTGACTTGCTCGTTGAGCTGCATGCCGTTGAGAATGGCCATTTCCTCTAGGCGGGCTTCGGGCACGCCGTTGGTTTTGAGGGCCTGGCTCAGGGAGCTGCGCAGCTTCAGGGTTTTGATGCGCACGTGTTCGGGCTGGCGGTTGAGCTTATCGGGCTCAGTGAGGCGAGCAAAGCCTTCCATGGTGCTGCTAAACGTGGGCTGGTAAGCCGGAAAGTCGGCCGGAGCGGCGGCGCCGAGCAGGGCGTAGATGGTTTTTCCGTCCTGAATCAGGTAAACCTGGGCCCGGACGCCCGCCACCGACTGCCCGGTTTGCGGGTCCTGCTGCACCTGGTCGGCCACGAAGGCCAGGGCCGGGAAGCCATTGACGGTGGTGCGGCGCGAGTCGGTGGGCTGCAGGCTGAACTGCTTGACCATGGCCTGAGCGGCCTCGTCGAGGGAGGCGCCGGGGGCCAGGGCCAGCATCATCAGGGCCTTGCCGGCGGGGTCGGCCATCTGAAACTGCTGGGGCGTGTTCTGGTGCTTCCAGCCGCTAGGCACCGGGAAGCGGAACTTCAGCTCGGGGTGATAGAAGGCGTTGTTTTCCACGAAGCCCTGGCGTGGGTCCTCGCCGTACACGATGCCGTCAATCAGGCGCAGGTACTGGTCCCGGTTGATTTTCAGGTTCTGCGGGTTGCCGTTCTGCTGCTTCCACTGGTCGGCCAGCTGGTGCACGCGGTTGTAGCGGTCGGCCGGGTTGGGGTGGGTCGAAAGGAAGTCGGGCACGGGCTGGGCAGCGCTTTTTTCCTGCTCCCGCTGCAAGGTCTGGAAGAAGTCGGCCATCTGGGAAGCGTCGTAGCCAATCTTCGACGAATATTCCACGCCCAGCTCATCAGACTGGCTTTCGTCGTCGCGGCCGAACTTGAGGAAGAGCAGCTGCATGCCCTGGGCGGCCTGCTCGCCAAACTGGGCCAGGCGGGGCGAGGCAATCATGGCCCCATCAGGCCCACCTGCCCGATAATGGCGTTGGTTTGCTGCTTGGCCGAGTGCCGGGCCGTGACGTGGCCGATTTCGTGGCCCAGTACGCCGGCAAACTGCGCCTCGTTGTTGAAATGGGCCATAATGCCGCGGGTGAAGTACACGTAGCCGCCGGGAATAGCAAAGGCATTAATCACCGGCGAATCGACGACGCGGAACTGATAGGTCAGGTCGGAGCGGTGGGAAATGGCTCCCATGGCCTTGCCCTTCTCGTTGATAAAGTTCTGCAGCTTCTGGTCCGGATACAGGCCAAATTGCGCCGTTACGGCCGGGTCCGACTGCTGCCCCATGGCCAGCTCCTGGCCTTTGGAGACGAGCATCACTTCCTTTTTACCGGTAACGGGATTGGTGGAGCAGGCTGAAGCCAGCAACAGAGCAGTAGCCAGAGGCAAGGTGGGTTTCATAGGCGGGAGAGGAACGGTGTGTGGTCCTGCAACGCCAGCCGCACGCTTTGGTTACACCCCGCTGCGAATGGCCCCGGGCGGTAATTCAACCCCGGGCAGGCCGTACATTCTTTGCTTCAGGAACCTTTACCAGGGATATGGCAGGGCAAGGCAACTACTGTTCAGGCATTAGAAAACCCCTATGTTTACTGCGCTGACCTCTACCGGGCGCACCCCTATTCTCTATGACTGAAAGAATTCTGGCTGCTTTGCGGGCCGCCCACCTTGTTTCCGCCGAGCAGGCCGACGCCATCGGCACCTACGAGCGGGAAAAGCCTTTTTCGCTCTACTATGAGCTGCGCACCTTCCTTTCCTTGGGCGTCACGCTGCTGAGCACGGGCCTGGGCTTGCTGATTTACAAGAACATCGACACCATCGGGCACGGCGTGATTGTAGCCCTCATTGGCCTGCTTTCGGCGGCTGGCTTCACCTATGCCTACCGCAAGCGGCAGCCGTTTACCTGGCAGGCCGCCCGCAACTCAACCGGGGCCGACTATGCCCTGCTGCTGGCCTGCCTCACGCTGCTCACGCTGCTGGGCTACCTGCAGTACCAGTACAACGTGTTTGGCACCCGCTACGGCCTGCTGGTGATTTTGCCCACCCTGGTCTTCTTTGCCTGCGCCTACCGGTTCGACCACCGCGGCGTGCTCTCGATGGCCATTACCGGGCTGGCGGCCTGGGTGGGCGTGTCCGTGGCCCCGCTGTCGGCCTTCACGTCGAACAACTACGCGCTGCCCCACCTCGATGCCATTGCTATTGGGCTGGGGCTCTGCTTGGCCGTGGTGGGGCTGGCCTCGGAATACCAGGACAAGAAAAAGCACTTCAGCTACACCTACGTGCTGCTGGGCAGCAACCTGGCCCTGATAGCGCTGCTGACGGCCATGTTTCGGGGCCACTTCGAGGCGAGCTTTCTGCCGCCGGTGCTGGCGGCGCTGCTCATTATCGGGCTCAGCGCGGCTTTGTACTGGTATGCCCGGCGCACCCACTCCTACGTGTTTGTGCTGCTGGGAGCCCTCTACGGCTACATAGCCGTAACCTACCTGTACTTCCAGCTGTCGGAACTGGACCGGGATTTTGAAGTAACGGCCTTCGTGTACTTTCCGGCCTCGGCCGTGGGCGTAATCTTGCTACTGTTGAATCTGAAAAAAATTGTGGGCAGCCATGAGCAAGAAGGCATATAACGAAGAGTGGATTTTCAACCGGCTGGTGCAGGACACGGCCCGGCGCTGGGGTAAGGCCAAGCTGCTGTTGCCGGAACAGGTTAAGGCCATTGGGGAGGCGTTTCCGAGCGAGTTCTACCAGCCCCACCTGTTTATCCGCATTGCCCTGTTCATTTTCACCTGCCTGGGTAATATGACGGCCGCGGGACTGGTCTTTCTGGCCGTTATGGGAATCGGCAGCCCCCGGGGCGACTCGGAGGAGGTGCGGGGGCTGCTGGGCTGCCTGCTGTGTGGCGGGGGCTCGTTGCTGCTGCTGGAAGTGCTTATTTCCTCTAACCACCTCTACCGCTCCGGCGTCGACAACGCCCTGCTCTACTTGGGCGTGGCCTACTTCGCCGTGGCCCTCGTTATCGGGTACGACCTGCTAATGCCCCACTCCATCGACCTGGACGATTTGCAAGAGTACGGGCTGCTCTGGCCCCTGCTGGCGCTGCTGGCCGTGGTGATGCTGACGGCCATCATCCGCTACGCCGACCCGCTGGCTGCTGCCCTCACCCAGCTGCTCTACCTGGGCATTGTGGGCGCGGTGGTGCTCCGGCTGCCGCTGGGCCGGGCCCTGCTGCCCTTTGCCCTGATGCTGGCCTGCGTCGGCAGCTACTGGCTGGTGCGGCAGCTCACCCGCCGCCCCGACTACCTCTACTACCGCCCGGCCGTGCGCACGGTAAAGGCCCTGACCCTGGCCTTCTTCTACCTGGCCGGCAACTACCTGGTGGTACGCGAAGCCAATGCCCTGCTCAATCATCTGGAGTTTTCACAGCAAATCCCCTTTGCCCCGCTGTTCTACCTCTTTACCGTGGCTATTCCGCTGGTCTACCTCTACCAGGGCCTGCGGCGCGCCGACCGGATTCTACTCTACGCGGGCCTGCTGGGTTTGTGCTTTTCCATCTATACCTACCGCTTCTACCGCTCGGTGCTGCCCCCGGAATGGGCCCTCACCCTGGGCGGCTTGTTCCTGATCGGGCTGTCGGGCTGGGCCCTGCGCTACCTGCGCCCCGCCCGCCACGGCCTCACCTCCCAGCCCGCCGGCAGCCCCGCTTTTAGTCAGCTAAACCTGGAGTCCCTGGTCATGTCGCACGTGACCGAAAGCTCCCTGCAGCCCCACGAGCCCGGCTTCCAGTTCGGCGGCGGCGAGTCCGGTGGCGGCGGCGCGGAGGGGAAGTGGTGAGATGGTGAAATGGTGAGTTTATCGTTCTTTTAGCCGTGTCATGGCGAGCAGAGCGAAGCCATCCGTCCTCTGCTAGTGACAACCGCTCTTTTACCCAGAAAGCCCTGACGTTACGCTAACGTCAGGGCTTTTCAGTTTAGGGAACTCAGCACATTTCAGAGGACGGATGGCTTCGCAAGCTCGCCATGACAGACGCGACAAAACAACAACTCACCATTTCACCATTTTACTATCTCACCTCACGGCCGGCGGCTGTTGACGGTGATGCTCTGGTAGCCGATCAGCAGGTCGGCGCGGGTGCCTGGCGGGCGGTAGTATACTAGCAAGTCGTACTGATTTTCGGTTTCCTGGTGGCTGCCTTCGAAGTACACGTCATCGGGGCGCCGGCGGCTTTACCCACCACGTAATAGTAGTTGTAGTAGCCCTGTTTGAGCAAGGCCGTGCCGGTGTACTGCTGCTGCTCGGTATTATACGTCAGCTTGAACTCGTCCTGGAGCTTCCAGTCGGAGAGGGCGCCGAAGACGTACACCGGGCCGGGAGCGGCCTGCGGAGCCCGCAGCTGAAACGTCACGTTAGCGTAGTCGCCATTGGTGTCGCCATTGCCATACTCCCGGCTTTCGAACAGGCGCTGCCCGTTGATGTCCTCAAACTGGGTGTAGCTCTGCCCGTTGCGGGTGGCTTCGGGGCTCAGCACCACGGTGCGGGGCGAAGTGGTAGGGTCCAGCTCGGCCATGCCCGCCCCCATGGTGCGCAAGGAGCGCATGTCGAAGTAGCGAAACTCGCTGCTGGCCGGGAAGGCGTTTTCGAAGTTGAAGTACTGGTAGTCGAGGCGGCGCTCGGCGTCGCGCACGAAGGTGGGCCGCAGGTTGGTTTTGGCGTTGTCCCAGCGGAAATTCTGGCGCAGCATCACCTTCACCTCCTGGCTGGGATTCACCAGGTTCAGCCCGTTGTAGCCAATCGAGAAGTCGACCTGCTGCAGGGTGTAGCGCTCCTGCCCGCCCACCGGAATGCCCTGGCGCATGGCTACCTCCACCCCGTTTTCATACACCAGCAGGCGGCGCGAAACCACTGGCGTGCCCCCGCCGCTGCTCACGACCAGCAGGTAGTTGCCGCTGAGCTTGACCCGCGGCACCTGCATGCGGTAGTGGTAGTAGGGCACCTTCACATTGACGCCGGTACGATAGTCGGTAATGAGAAACTCGTTGATTTCACTTAGAAACTGCAGGTCGGTCAGCACCGAGGGCTTCCAGTCCACGTCGCAGTGCACGAGCTTGGCTGTGAGGCGCTGGGAGCCGTTGCCCAGCATGTCGAACTCCAGCACGATGGGCTGCTGCTGGCTGATGGGCACCACCGGGGGCTGGAATATCTCCGTGTTCTGGCCAGTGGCCACGTAGCACTGCACCGAGCGCACGTCGGGACTGTAGGTATAGTCCTCGTAGCGCAGGGTTTTATCGGCGTAATATTCCGGGGGGCGCTGCTGCTGACTACCACGCGGGGCATTGGGGTCGGTAATGGGCGTACCGAGCGGAACGCAGGCAGTGGCAAGCAGCAGAACAGTGGGCAGGGAATAACGGAGCATAAAGGCGAAGGTAGCGCGAACTGGAATTTTACGTAGTACGGTCCCAACGCCGGGGCGGCGGCAATATTTCCTGAGCCGGGTTGATAACGTTAACTTCACGGGAGGTTGATGAAGCCTTAACCCGGGCGTAAAACAAGCGCAATAGTCCCTTTCGTACTTGCGGCACCATTCAACACCTCACCAGCTTCCTATGAAACCGACGCTTACCCTCTTCTCTGCCGCCGTGCTGGCCAGCCTCGCCGCCCGGGCTCAGACGCCCTGCCCTACCCTGCCCACCGACCACATCAGCCGCTTTACCTCGGTACTGCCCTCCACCCAGCCCCAGGACTTGCGTATTCCCGCTACCCACACTTTTCAGATGCTGCTACAGGGCGGAGCGGCTTACTCTACCGCTGCCGATGGCAACGTGAAAGAGTCTTTTGACTTTACCGGCTACGTGCCCATCAACGGCAGCAGCGCCAACGGCTACCTGTCCGTCAACCACGAGGGTTCTTCAATGGCTACTTCGGGCG belongs to Hymenobacter cellulosilyticus and includes:
- a CDS encoding ABC transporter ATP-binding protein, with product MDLIIKNLSKTYPNGVKALDNVSLTIPQGMFGLLGPNGAGKSSLMRTIATLQAPDSGSIHLDAIDALHDQMALRRVLGYLPQEFGVYPRVSAEDLLDHMAVVKGIVNRGERRETVKALLEQTNLYEVRKRSISTFSGGMKQRFGIAQALIGNPLLIIVDEPTAGLDPGERNRFYNLLSEIGENIIVILSTHIVDDVRELCRNMAIINQGRVLFAGQPQAAMQELKGRIWERTIEKAELAEYQQQYQVISTKLLAGQPLLHVCGDDLESAGFQAVEPSLEDVFFSTIQGKAVQSTLLHA
- a CDS encoding M48 family metalloprotease — encoded protein: MKSSLLRGLSTGALLLALLPLSSSTTSAPTEKPFRYYLAPLQGPKPDPAVLAQFGLYSNATLQRLIDTKGQQMNKVSDRPGDYGFTIVDSPVINAFATPDGHVYFTRGIMAYFNNEAQFAGVLGHELGHITARHGQKQQSRSTIANIGLLLGSVVSPNLVGRFAQPLSQVVGLGLLKYGRDAENEADVLGVKYSTKIGYDASNMADFFQTLQRTEQQSGAGGVPTFLSTHPNSADRYTRVKGLAAQAKQQVGSAKLNVNRDAYLRSIEGLPFGKTRARASWKAACFTIPT
- a CDS encoding M48 family metalloprotease, which translates into the protein MKPTLPLATALLLASACSTNPVTGKKEVMLVSKGQELAMGQQSDPAVTAQFGLYPDQKLQNFINEKGKAMGAISHRSDLTYQFRVVDSPVINAFAIPGGYVYFTRGIMAHFNNEAQFAGVLGHEIGHVTARHSAKQQTNAIIGQVGLMGP
- a CDS encoding type IX secretion system plug protein — protein: MLRYSLPTVLLLATACVPLGTPITDPNAPRGSQQQRPPEYYADKTLRYEDYTYSPDVRSVQCYVATGQNTEIFQPPVVPISQQQPIVLEFDMLGNGSQRLTAKLVHCDVDWKPSVLTDLQFLSEINEFLITDYRTGVNVKVPYYHYRMQVPRVKLSGNYLLVVSSGGGTPVVSRRLLVYENGVEVAMRQGIPVGGQERYTLQQVDFSIGYNGLNLVNPSQEVKVMLRQNFRWDNAKTNLRPTFVRDAERRLDYQYFNFENAFPASSEFRYFDMRSLRTMGAGMAELDPTTSPRTVVLSPEATRNGQSYTQFEDINGQRLFESREYGNGDTNGDYANVTFQLRAPQAAPGPVYVFGALSDWKLQDEFKLTYNTEQQQYTGTALLKQGYYNYYYVVGKAAGAPMTCTSKAATRKPKISTTC
- a CDS encoding M48 family metalloprotease, which gives rise to MIASPRLAQFGEQAAQGMQLLFLKFGRDDESQSDELGVEYSSKIGYDASQMADFFQTLQREQEKSAAQPVPDFLSTHPNPADRYNRVHQLADQWKQQNGNPQNLKINRDQYLRLIDGIVYGEDPRQGFVENNAFYHPELKFRFPVPSGWKHQNTPQQFQMADPAGKALMMLALAPGASLDEAAQAMVKQFSLQPTDSRRTTVNGFPALAFVADQVQQDPQTGQSVAGVRAQVYLIQDGKTIYALLGAAAPADFPAYQPTFSSTMEGFARLTEPDKLNRQPEHVRIKTLKLRSSLSQALKTNGVPEARLEEMAILNGMQLNEQVNAGSLIKVVGK
- a CDS encoding sensor histidine kinase is translated as MAQAQSVAETSNSPARLIDQQGRVWEAAVPGLRLTEGSRNTRFTTRNGLSNDTVSALAQDAAGQVWVGTREGLLVLEGGGFREITYQEGLPSKQITALYQAPEGLLWVGTRAGAVRYENRRLTLETALRGLDVQFIGEDAQSWVFVTRQGIRRLPKEQPFSWQWLGWLAAGAALLGGVLWTRRRRQRGQHVQLRLAQTEQQALLAQMNPHFVFNSLQSIQKYILRHESEAAQHYLARFGGLMRLILEQSRQPLLTVRTELNLLRTYLELEALRFEQQFTYAVMADDTLLEEEIPAMLLHPFVENAVWHGLAHHTGQGHVEVHLSREGEYLVAVVQDNGVGRQRAAGQSGTHAGFPSRGMGIVQERVALLNQQARHPITIEIIDLGRPGSTAQGTRVVVRIPRQHA
- a CDS encoding CPBP family intramembrane glutamic endopeptidase → MPAPVLIPTEQYFKPFAGRYVDLNARTGGWLLAFFSLTRFALVLQANVTKSYQVVALIFVAMILLPFLLLTRAGRRQIGLVWPARWGGVLLGGVLGVVSCAVLFYLATLCFGLTGSNPLVYISRTYRVPIVLTEDTRRLFFLIYAGISMLFSPIGEELFYRGLVHECFRASMGNARATLLDSAAFAGVHLAHFGLVYSGSSWHFLPGPSLLWVAALFVSCLLFSLGRAKSGSVLGAIVAHALFNVTMSYFIFYHIL
- a CDS encoding DUF2157 domain-containing protein; this translates as MTERILAALRAAHLVSAEQADAIGTYEREKPFSLYYELRTFLSLGVTLLSTGLGLLIYKNIDTIGHGVIVALIGLLSAAGFTYAYRKRQPFTWQAARNSTGADYALLLACLTLLTLLGYLQYQYNVFGTRYGLLVILPTLVFFACAYRFDHRGVLSMAITGLAAWVGVSVAPLSAFTSNNYALPHLDAIAIGLGLCLAVVGLASEYQDKKKHFSYTYVLLGSNLALIALLTAMFRGHFEASFLPPVLAALLIIGLSAALYWYARRTHSYVFVLLGALYGYIAVTYLYFQLSELDRDFEVTAFVYFPASAVGVILLLLNLKKIVGSHEQEGI
- a CDS encoding LytR/AlgR family response regulator transcription factor translates to MTRTILIDDETNTRTALRALLEHYCPEVTIIGEAASAEEGLQLLRQQTPDLLFLDVEMPLGSGFDLLDMLGTASFDIIFTTAHDRYALRAIKFCALDYLLKPVSVTDLREAVAKTQRQQAPVAAQLHTFYDNMRERTGLAGKVVLPTMQGFEVVEVAHVVRCQADDNYTLFVLEGKERILVSRTLKEYEELFADYGFIRVHQSHLINAAHVKRYIKGSGGYVQLTDDSIIEVSRRKKDELMKRFQV